The Gemmatimonas phototrophica region AGCCCTGGCGTGTGGAGCAGAAGAATGGCCTGCTCCGCGTGGCCGGTGACGGCGGTGATGCGACCCCCTGGCGTGAAGGGCCATTTGTGGCTCGCCCCTCCGGCGACACCTTCCTGCGGTTCGGCAATCGCCGCTACCGGGGCGAATTGGTGTTCACCGCCACCGATAGCGGTGTGATGGTCGTGAATCGCCTGCCGGTGGAAGACTACCTGCGTGGCGTGGTCCCGCTGGAATTGCCGGCCCGCAGCCCCGGCGATCGGGCGGCGATTGAGGCGCAGGCCATCGCGGCGCGCAGCTACACCTACATTCGGGTGCCCAGTGGCGTGGTGGAGGCTCCGGTGCGGGGCTTCAACCTGGTGGCCACGGTGCAGAACCAGGTATACGGTGGCGTGGATGTGGAGCACCCGGTGGTGAACGCCGCTATCGACGGCACGGCGGGGCTCGTTATCCGGTACAACGGGTTGCTGGTAGACGCGCCGTATTACTCCAGCTGCGGGGGCAAAACGGCGGTGCCGTCGGAAGCGTGGCGCGGGGTGAAGGAAGAGCCGTATCTCCAGCCGGTGGACGATATCGATCCACGCACGGGGCGGCCGTATTGCGATATCTCCCCCCGCAACCACTGGCAGGCCGACTTTGACGAGGCGCAGCTGCAGGAAATCGTGCGTCGGGCGCTGCAGACGAGCGGAGCACGGGACCCGCGCCCGGCCGCGGTGACGGCGTTCTCCATCCCCGCCCGCGGGCGCTCCGGCCGTGCCAGCAGCGTCGTCTTGCGAACGGAACGTGGCGATATCGCCGTGTCGGCCCGAGATATTCGTGCGGTGATGCGAGATGCGCGTGGCGCGATCCTGCACAGCACGTATTTTTCCGTGGACCGCGAATCGCGCGGCCGTGGGCACCTGACCGGGCTCACGCTGCGCGGTGCCGGCAACGGCCACGGAGTGGGGATGTGCCAGTGGGGGGCCATTGGCCGGGCGAGAGCCGGCGCCAATGCCCGCGAAATCCTGAGCCATTACTATCCGGGGACTGTCGTCGGCTTCGCCGATTGATCTGTTACCCCCGGAGGCGTTGATGAAGGACGGCGTACGCATCGCCGTCGTTGGCACGGGTGCCATTGCCCAGCTAACGCACATTCCAGTCTTGTCCAAGCTGCGCGGCGCGTCGCTTGTTGCCCTGTGCGACAACGATGCGGCCAAAGCGCGTGCGCTGGCTGACCGCTTCGGGGTCCCCGATGTGTTCACCGACTTCGAGGAGTTGCTCGATAGCGACGAACTCGACGCGGTCGTCATTGCCACGCCCAATCACCTGCACGAGCCGCACGTGCTCAGCGCGCTACGCAAGAAGCTGCACGTGCTTTGTGAGCGCCCATTGGCACTGTCGGCCCGCGGCATTGAACGGTGCCTTGCGGCAGCGCAGAAAACCGATGTCCGGCTGGTGGTGGGGCACAACCATCGCTTCCGCAGCGATACGCAGGCGCTCGACCAGTTCATCCGGAACGGCGAGCTGGGGCAGGTCACAAGCATTCGCTGCGGCTCCTTGCAGGTCAAAAAGAACGCCGACGGATGGCGCAACCGCCGCGCGGAGTCGGGGGGCGGCGTGTTCCTCGAGCATGGCTTCCCGTTGCTCGATCTGGCCATGTGGCTCGCCGATGGCCCGTCTCCGGTGCGTGTGGTGTCGAGCATGCGACGCGGCCGCGGGGCCGGCGCCGTGGAAGATGCCATGCAGGTGTTCCTCGAATGCGAGAACGGCCTGGTGGTGAATCTCGATCTGTCCTGGTCATACGTGGGCGACGAGGATCGGTGGTGGTTTGAAGTGCACGCGACTCGCGGGTCGGCCAAGCTGGCTCCGTTGCGCGTCACCAAGGAACTCAACGGGCGCGCGGTGGATGTGTCGCCCAGCGGTGCCGGCGTGCGGGAAAGTCCGTTCCTGCAAAGCTACCGGGCCGAAATCGCCCACTTTCTGGCGGTCATTCGTGGCGAAACGCCATACGAAGCACCAACGGATCAGGTGGGCGTTCAGAAGATTGTCGAGGCGGTGTACAAGGCCGCCGAAGACGGCAAGGAAATCCGGTTCTGAGCCGCATGTCTTCTCCTCGACAATCGTGGGCGCGCCGTGTTGCCACCGCCATGGGCGTGGTGACCGGCGCGCTGTGCATTGCGGCGGTATCGCTCACCACGCTGCATGCGCAGGCGCCACTCCCCGATAACGTGCCCCAGACGCCACGGCCGCCGGCTCCCGGCACCTCGCCCGCGCTCGACAGCGCCCGCGCGGCCCGAGGCGCGACGCTGCAGGTGGTGCTCTACACCTACGGACCGGGCCCCGAAGTGTTTGAAAAGTTCGGGCACGTTGCGCTTGCGATCGAAGACACGCAGACCGGCGAGAGCATTGCCTACAACTGGGGGATGTTCGACTTCAACCAGCCGAATTTCCTCGCCCGGTTTCTCACCGGCGATACGAAGTACTGGATGGCCGGCTATCGCACCGGTGAGTTCAATGCGATGTATCAGTCGCAGGACCGCACCATTCGCCAGCAGCGCCTCAATCTCACTCCCATGCAGCGGGGGGCGTTGTCCGATCTGGTGTCGTGGAATGCGCGCGAAGAGAACGCGTACTACCGCTACGACTACTACAACGACAACTGCAGTACGCGCGTGCGTGATGCGCTGGATTGGGCACTCGGTGGCGTGGTGCGCCAAGCGCTGGATACCGTGGATGGTCACTTTACCTGGCGCAACGAAACGGCTCGCATTACGGCCGAGAATCTCCCGGTGTATGCGGGCATTCAACTCGCGCTCGGTCGCACCGCTGATCGGCATCTGACACGCTGGCAACTCGCATTCCTGCCAGAACGCTTTGCCGATGATCTGGCGCGTACCGCGGTGGGCGGGGCGTCCCTGGTGGCGCACGATTCCGTGCTGTACGCCACGCAGAGTCTGCCGACCTTGGTGCACGTGCCCCAGCGTACCATGCCGGCGCTGGCACTGGGCATGGTGCTGGGCGTGGCGGTATTTGCCCTCGCCCGTCTCGCACCGGCGCTGTTGAGTGCTTTTGGTGTGCTGTGGTATGGTGCAGGCGGTGTGCTGGGTACGGCGCTGTTGCTGGCTGGCACCGTGACCAAGCACATCCCGTACATGGGCTCGAACCTCAACCTCACGCTGGTCTCGCCCCTGCTGCTGGTGGCCGCGCTGTTCTGGAGCTGGCGTACGCGCGACGATGCCAAGGGACGGTCTGGTCGTGCGCTCAGCGCCGTGGTGGCCGGTATTGCGGTGGTGGGGTTGGTGTTGGAGCACCTGCCCGCTCTATCACAGGGGAGCATCATGGTCTTCATGACCGTGGTACCGGTGCATGTGGCCCTCGCGATAGTGGCCAACCGTCGTCTGCGGCGGGCGCCGTCGGCAACCCCATGAGCAATCACACCGGGGTGGCCGTCGGCATTGATGTGGGCGGCACCTTCACCGATCTCGCCGCGCTGCACCACGACGGCACGGTGTCCACCACCAAGGTGCTCAGTGTCCCTGCCGACCGCGCGCAGGGCGTACTGCAGGCGTTGGACGCGGCACAGCTGCAGGCGCAGGACATCGCGCACATTGCGCACGGCACGACGGTGGTCACCAACCTGCTGCTGGAGCGCCGCGGAGCCCCGGTGGTGTTGTGTGCCACGCAGGGGTTCACCGATGTGCTGGAGTTGCGTCGGCAGGAACGTGCGGCTCTCTATGATTTGTCGCAGCACCATGCGGCGCCGCTCGTGTCCGGACCGCAAGTCATTGCGGTGCCGGAGCGCATCGCGCCGGAGGGCGTGGTAACGTCACTCGAGCACGAAGGCGTGGCGCACGTGGTCGCTACGGCGCTGGCGCAGGCCACCGTCTGTGGCGCCGAAACGGTAGCGATCACCCTGCTGCACGCGTACGGCGACCCGTCGCATGAGCAGCGGCTCGCGGAAGCGTTGCGGTTGGCGATTGCAGCGCAGGGGCTCGCGCTGGATGTGGTGGCCAGTCACGAGGTGTTGCCGGAAATCCGCGAGTACGAACGCATGGCCACCACCGTGGCAGAAGCGTATGCGCGTCCAGCGGTGCGCCGCTATCTGGCGGGACTCAGCACCCGTCTCGCGGCCCGCGGATATCCGGCGCCGCGGGTCATGACGTCGGCCGGCGGCACCCTCGAAACAGAGGAGGCCGCGCACCATGCCGCGGCACTGGCGCTCAGTGGACCTGCCGGCGGCGTCACCGGAGCTGCGGCCATCGCGCGCGCGCTCGGCGTTTCGCGGGCGCTGACGATCGACATTGGTGGGACCAGCGCCGACGTGGGGCTCATTGAAGATGGGGAGCCCCTGGTGGAGCGCGGCGGTGGCGTGGGGGGGATTCCCATTGCCTTGCCGCGCGTGTTGGTGGAAGCCGTTGCCGCCGGTGGCGGCAGCATTGCCTGGCTGGACGATGGCGGCGCCCTGCGCGCAGGCCCGGAAAGCGCCGGCGCCATGCCGGGGCCGGCTGCCTACGATCGCGGTGGGGAACGCCCCACGGTGACCGATGCACACGTGGTGTTGGGCACCATTGCCGCCGGCAAATGGAGTGGAGGCGTGCGCATCAGCCGCGACAAGGCGGTGGCGGCGGTGGCCACCATTGCCGCCCCACTGGGTGTGTCGGTGGAGCGCGCGGCCGAAGCGATTATTGCGACCGCCGATGCGACCATGGCGCGCGCGTTACGCCGCGTCAGTGTGGAACGCGGGGTCGATCCGCGTGGCATTCCACTCATTGCATTCGGCGGTGGGGGGCCGTTGCATGCCTGCGGGTTGGCTGAACGCTTGGGTATGCGACAGGTCATCGTGCCGCCACACGCGGGCGTGCTGAGCGCCGTCGGCCTTGCCCTGGCACCTGAACGTCGGGAACGGCTCACGAGCTGTGTGGTGGAGGCAGAGGCGTGGAGTGATGCCTCGATGTCCACATTGCTGAGTGCCTCGGCGAGCGCATTGGGGCAGGGGCGTTCGCATCTCGAGCCCCGGTGGTGGCTGCGGGCCCGCTACGTGGGCCAGGGGTATGAACTGGATGTGCCGGTCGTTCCGGGCGATCCGGTGGAGTTGGTGGTGACGCGCTTCATTGCGCGGCACGAGCAGCGCGCCGGGTTTACGCTGGAGCGCCCTGTCGAGTTCATCAGCGCCCGCACCACGCTCAGCAGCGCCCCGTGGCCGGTGCGATTGGTGCGACCGGTCCGTTCGGGCGACATTCCTCCGCAGGTGGATGATGGGCGGGCCATGACGCGCACCGTACACGGTGATGCGGTGGTCCGGTTGCCCGATGCCACCATGCGGGTGGCCCCTGGCTGGACTGCCCGTGCGCTGGAAATTGGTGGTTGGCTACTGGAGCAGACATGAGCGCCGCACGCATAGAAGTGGGACGTATCCTCGGCACCCCCGTGCACATGCTGCTTCCTCAGGAAGGGGCGGTCCATGTGCTCATCGTGGGGGAGGCCCCGGGGCCACGCGGCGCCGACAAGAGCGGCATTCCCTTCTTCGGTGATGCGGCGGGCAAGCACTTGTATCAGGCCTTGGCCCGAATGGGTGCGGTGACGTTGCCACCCGAAGTGGATGACATGCCATGGGATGGCGCGCTGTTCACCGCCGCCGGCCTCGCCCCCATTTCGCACGGAGTGGCGCTGGGGAATGCCTTCGATCGGTGTCCCACTGACGATGGGCAATCGTTTCGGGCCCCTATCCGCGCCGAGTTGGAGAGTCAGCGCAACATCTCGCGCCTCAACCGTGATCTGGATCAGCTGGTATCGCGAGGGCTGAAGGGCATTGTCACCTTGGGACGCGTGGCCACGCGCACCTTTGATGTGGTGTTCAAGCAGAAGCCCCGAGCGGACATCGCCCGACGGGCACTGCCACACCCATCGGCGCAAGGGTTGTTGTCCATGGCGCCTGATCGTGGCAAGGGATCGCGCATGACCGACTTGCAGGAGGCGTGGATGGTGCGCTGTGAATACGCCATTCTCCAGGCCGGCTATCCGGCGCCCGCCAGCGGCGACACATGACCACCAACAACGCTGCGGCGTTTGACGCGCTGGAACTCACGGTCTTTTCGCAGGGCGTGGCCATGCTCGCGGAGGAGATGGGCGGCCTACTGGAACGCAGCAGTATTTCGCCCAACATCCGCGAGCGTCGCGATGCGTCGTGCGCGCTGTTCGATGCGTCGGGGCGCATGGTGGCGCAAGCGGCGCATATTCCGGTGCATCTGGGCGCCATGCCGGAATCGGTGGCGGCCGTGCGTGCTGCGGGCGCCGCGGCTGGTGACGTGTTTCTGCTTAATGATCCATCGCACGGCGGGTCGCATTTGCCCGATCTCACCATGGTAGAGGTCATTGCGCATCCGTCGCAAGCCGATCGCATTATTGGGTATGCCGCCGTGCGCGCCCATCATGCCGATGTCGGTGGCATCAGTCCGGGAAGCATGCCCTTTGGGGCCACGGAGTTGTATCAGGAAGGGCTGATCGTGCCGCCGGTACGCATTGAGGTACATGGCATACCGCAACGCGATGTGATGACGCTGGTGCTGGCGAATGTACGAACGCCCGCCGAGCGCGAGGGGGATTTGCGGGCGCAGCGCGCTGCCTGCGCGGCCGGGCGTCGTGGGTGGCAGGCGCTGTTCACGCGGCTTGGCGACGCCACGTTGCAGGCGGCCGTGGATGCGCTGCTCGATTACACCGAGCGACGTGTGCGGGCGCGACTGGCGTTGCTGGAAGGGGCCACTGGACAAGCCGCCGACGCGCTGGAAGGCGATGGCGTGAGCGACCAGCCGATTCCGGTGGTCATTCGGGCCACTGTGCGCAACGGAACTCTGTTGCTTGATCTCACCGGCACCTCACCCGCGGTGCGTGGCAATGTGAACGCGCCCCCCGCGGTGGCCCGTGCGGCCGCGGTGTTTGTGTTGCGCGTGTTGTGCGACGATGACGTGCCCGTAAACGACGGTGTGGCGCGCGCGGTGCACCTCACCATCCCCGACGATTGTGTGGCCAACGCCAAGCGTCCGAGCGCCGTGGCGGCCGGGAATGTGGAACTGTCGCAGCGCATGACCGACGTGTGTTTTGCGGCGTTGGCCAAAGCGGCGGCCAGTATTGGTGTACATGATCTGGTCATCCCGGCCTGCGGGCAGGGCACCATGAACAACATCACGCTGGGCGCGCCGGGGTGGAGCTTTTACGAAACACTGGGAGGAGGGCAGGGGGCCAGCTTGCGCGGTCCTGGCCCTGATGCCGTGCACGTGGGGATGAGCAACACGCGCAACACCCCAGTGGAAAGTCTTGAGCGGGCGTATCCGCTGCGCATTGTGGAGTACGCCGTGCGACGTGGCAGCGGTGGCGCTGGACAGTTTCCCGGCGGCGATGGGGTGGTACGTCGCTATCAGGCGCTGGTACCGTGCACCGCGACGTTGCTCACCGAGCGTCGGGTCGTGGCGCCACCGGGCGCCAACGGCGGGATGCCAGGTGCCGCTGGCAACAACCTGTTGAACAGCACAGTACTCCCCGCGAAAACACGCGTGGCACTCTCGGCAGGTGATGTGCTCACGCTGGAGACACCCGGTGGTGGTGGCTGGGGTGTGCCGGTATCCAACACGCAGGGCCAATGAACATCCGGTTGCTGCTGCTGGTTGCCATTGCCGCGCTCTCCTCGCTTTTCGTGTGGCGATGGTGGCAAACCGCGCGCGCCGACGCTGCAGCCGCTGGTGGCGACACCGATCGTTCGCGTTGGCCCTCGCCATTGCAGGTGGTGATCGGGTTTGTGGTCAGCTTTTTGGATACGCTGGGCATTGGCTCGCTGGCCACCACCACCACGGTGTTCAAGGCACTGAAGATGGTGCCCGATGAGCGGCTGCCGGCCACGATGATTGTGGGGCTCACCATGTCGGTGGTGGCGCAGGCGCTCATTTTCATTACGGTCATTCAGATTGACAGCACCGTACTGGCCATGATGATTGCCACGGCGCTGGTGGGCGGCTGGCTGGGGGCGGGTATTGTGGCCCGCCTGCCGCGCCAACCCATTCAGCTGGGCATGGGCATCGCT contains the following coding sequences:
- a CDS encoding hydantoinase B/oxoprolinase family protein, with translation MTTNNAAAFDALELTVFSQGVAMLAEEMGGLLERSSISPNIRERRDASCALFDASGRMVAQAAHIPVHLGAMPESVAAVRAAGAAAGDVFLLNDPSHGGSHLPDLTMVEVIAHPSQADRIIGYAAVRAHHADVGGISPGSMPFGATELYQEGLIVPPVRIEVHGIPQRDVMTLVLANVRTPAEREGDLRAQRAACAAGRRGWQALFTRLGDATLQAAVDALLDYTERRVRARLALLEGATGQAADALEGDGVSDQPIPVVIRATVRNGTLLLDLTGTSPAVRGNVNAPPAVARAAAVFVLRVLCDDDVPVNDGVARAVHLTIPDDCVANAKRPSAVAAGNVELSQRMTDVCFAALAKAAASIGVHDLVIPACGQGTMNNITLGAPGWSFYETLGGGQGASLRGPGPDAVHVGMSNTRNTPVESLERAYPLRIVEYAVRRGSGGAGQFPGGDGVVRRYQALVPCTATLLTERRVVAPPGANGGMPGAAGNNLLNSTVLPAKTRVALSAGDVLTLETPGGGGWGVPVSNTQGQ
- a CDS encoding hydantoinase/oxoprolinase family protein, which encodes MSNHTGVAVGIDVGGTFTDLAALHHDGTVSTTKVLSVPADRAQGVLQALDAAQLQAQDIAHIAHGTTVVTNLLLERRGAPVVLCATQGFTDVLELRRQERAALYDLSQHHAAPLVSGPQVIAVPERIAPEGVVTSLEHEGVAHVVATALAQATVCGAETVAITLLHAYGDPSHEQRLAEALRLAIAAQGLALDVVASHEVLPEIREYERMATTVAEAYARPAVRRYLAGLSTRLAARGYPAPRVMTSAGGTLETEEAAHHAAALALSGPAGGVTGAAAIARALGVSRALTIDIGGTSADVGLIEDGEPLVERGGGVGGIPIALPRVLVEAVAAGGGSIAWLDDGGALRAGPESAGAMPGPAAYDRGGERPTVTDAHVVLGTIAAGKWSGGVRISRDKAVAAVATIAAPLGVSVERAAEAIIATADATMARALRRVSVERGVDPRGIPLIAFGGGGPLHACGLAERLGMRQVIVPPHAGVLSAVGLALAPERRERLTSCVVEAEAWSDASMSTLLSASASALGQGRSHLEPRWWLRARYVGQGYELDVPVVPGDPVELVVTRFIARHEQRAGFTLERPVEFISARTTLSSAPWPVRLVRPVRSGDIPPQVDDGRAMTRTVHGDAVVRLPDATMRVAPGWTARALEIGGWLLEQT
- a CDS encoding Gfo/Idh/MocA family protein, whose product is MKDGVRIAVVGTGAIAQLTHIPVLSKLRGASLVALCDNDAAKARALADRFGVPDVFTDFEELLDSDELDAVVIATPNHLHEPHVLSALRKKLHVLCERPLALSARGIERCLAAAQKTDVRLVVGHNHRFRSDTQALDQFIRNGELGQVTSIRCGSLQVKKNADGWRNRRAESGGGVFLEHGFPLLDLAMWLADGPSPVRVVSSMRRGRGAGAVEDAMQVFLECENGLVVNLDLSWSYVGDEDRWWFEVHATRGSAKLAPLRVTKELNGRAVDVSPSGAGVRESPFLQSYRAEIAHFLAVIRGETPYEAPTDQVGVQKIVEAVYKAAEDGKEIRF
- a CDS encoding SpoIID/LytB domain-containing protein, with the translated sequence MTTPPRRPPVAGALRYLAPALFGGVIIAAATMLACAPSSASGGMQPVLGAARPGQSVEQRELNGRLERDRVALVVLGARQADAAVSASGRWRIDEQGGRVSLVKGQGDEPWRVEQKNGLLRVAGDGGDATPWREGPFVARPSGDTFLRFGNRRYRGELVFTATDSGVMVVNRLPVEDYLRGVVPLELPARSPGDRAAIEAQAIAARSYTYIRVPSGVVEAPVRGFNLVATVQNQVYGGVDVEHPVVNAAIDGTAGLVIRYNGLLVDAPYYSSCGGKTAVPSEAWRGVKEEPYLQPVDDIDPRTGRPYCDISPRNHWQADFDEAQLQEIVRRALQTSGARDPRPAAVTAFSIPARGRSGRASSVVLRTERGDIAVSARDIRAVMRDARGAILHSTYFSVDRESRGRGHLTGLTLRGAGNGHGVGMCQWGAIGRARAGANAREILSHYYPGTVVGFAD
- a CDS encoding uracil-DNA glycosylase family protein, coding for MSAARIEVGRILGTPVHMLLPQEGAVHVLIVGEAPGPRGADKSGIPFFGDAAGKHLYQALARMGAVTLPPEVDDMPWDGALFTAAGLAPISHGVALGNAFDRCPTDDGQSFRAPIRAELESQRNISRLNRDLDQLVSRGLKGIVTLGRVATRTFDVVFKQKPRADIARRALPHPSAQGLLSMAPDRGKGSRMTDLQEAWMVRCEYAILQAGYPAPASGDT
- a CDS encoding DUF4105 domain-containing protein, whose product is MSSPRQSWARRVATAMGVVTGALCIAAVSLTTLHAQAPLPDNVPQTPRPPAPGTSPALDSARAARGATLQVVLYTYGPGPEVFEKFGHVALAIEDTQTGESIAYNWGMFDFNQPNFLARFLTGDTKYWMAGYRTGEFNAMYQSQDRTIRQQRLNLTPMQRGALSDLVSWNAREENAYYRYDYYNDNCSTRVRDALDWALGGVVRQALDTVDGHFTWRNETARITAENLPVYAGIQLALGRTADRHLTRWQLAFLPERFADDLARTAVGGASLVAHDSVLYATQSLPTLVHVPQRTMPALALGMVLGVAVFALARLAPALLSAFGVLWYGAGGVLGTALLLAGTVTKHIPYMGSNLNLTLVSPLLLVAALFWSWRTRDDAKGRSGRALSAVVAGIAVVGLVLEHLPALSQGSIMVFMTVVPVHVALAIVANRRLRRAPSATP